Proteins from one Setaria italica strain Yugu1 chromosome V, Setaria_italica_v2.0, whole genome shotgun sequence genomic window:
- the LOC101784345 gene encoding phosphomethylethanolamine N-methyltransferase: protein MDAAAVAAANGTPEVEERKAQRSYWEEHSRDLTVEAMMLDSRAAELDKEDRPEVLSLLPSYEGKSVLELGAGIGRFTGELAKTAGHVFALDFIESVIKKNESTNGHYKNTSFMCADVTSPDLIIEENSVDLIFSNWLLMYLSDEEIDKLAERMVKWLKVGGYIFFRESCFHQSGDLERKVNPTHYREPRFYTKVFKECQAFNRDGTSFNLSLVTFKCIGAYVEIKKDQNQICWLWKKVHSSEDGGFQSFLDNVQYKASGILRYERIFGDGYVSTGGVETTKEFVDRLDLKPGQKVLDVGCGIGGGDFYMAEEYGTHVVGIDLSINMILFALERAVGRKCSVEFEVADCTTKTYPDHTFDVIYSRDTILHIQDKPSLFKSFFKWLKPGGKVLISDYCRSPGKPSEEFAAYIKQRGYDLHDVDAYGQMLKNAGFSHVIAEDRTDQFLGILQKELDKFEKSKADFLSDFSQGDYDDIVNGWKAKVQRSSAGEQRWGLFIATK, encoded by the exons atggacgccgccgccgttgctgctgcGAATG GGAccccggaggtggaggagaggaaGGCGCAGAGGAGCTACTGGGAGGAGCACTCCAGGGACCTCACCGTCGAGGCCATGATGCTCGACTcccgcgccgccgagctcgacAAGGAGGACCGCCCAGAG GTACTGTCTTTACTCCCTTCATATGAAGGGAAATCTGTACTGGAACTGGGCGCTGGAATAGGTCGCTTTACAGGTGAACTGGCTAAAACAGCTGGGCATGTTTTTGCACTGGATTTCATTGAAAGTGTCATTAAGAAG AATGAAAGCACAAATGGCCACTACAAGAACACATCATTTATGTGTGCTGATGTTACATCCCCAGACCTGATCATTGAAGAGAACTCGGTTGATCTGATATTTTCAAACTGGTTGCTGATGTATCTTTCAGATGAGGAG ATTGACAAGCTAGCAGAAAGAATGGTAAAATGGCTGAAGGTTGGTGGCTATATCTTCTTTAGGGAATCTTGCTTCCATCAATCTGGGGATTTAGAAAGGAAAGTGAACCCAACACACTATAGAGAACCAAGGTTTTATACTAAG GTTTTCAAAGAGTGCCAAGCCTTTAATCGAGATGGCACTTCCTTCAATCTTTCTCTGGTTACTTTCAAGTGCATTGGAGCTTATGTAGAAATCAAGAAAGATCAAAACCAG ATATGTTGGCTATGGAAAAAGGTACATTCATCTGAAGATGGGGGATTTCAAAGTTTTTTGGACAATGTGCAGTACAAAGCCAGTGGAATTTTACGCTATGAACGTATCTTTGGAGATGGTTATGTGAGCACTGGTGGAGTTG AGACTACAAAAGAATTTGTGGATAGACTGGATCTTAAACCTGGGCAGAAGGTTCTTGATGTTGGATGTGGGATTGGGGGAGGCGACTTTTATATGGCAGAAGAGTATGGTACTCATGTTGTTGGCATTGATCTTTCTATTAACATGATATTATTTGCCCTTGAGCGTGCTGTTGGGCGCAAGTGCTCCGTGGAGTTTGAAGTTGCTGATTGCACAACGAAGACATACCCTGACCATACATTCGATGTCATCTACAGCCGTGATACTATCCTTCATATACAA GATAAACCCTCCTTGTTCAAGAGCTTCTTCAAATGGCTAAAGCCTGGGGGAAAGGTCCTAATCAGCGACTACTGCAGGAGTCCTGGGAAACCATCAGAAGAGTTTGCAGCATACATTAAACAGAGAGGTTATGACCTTCATGACGTGGACGCTTATGGACAG ATGCTCAAGAATGCTGGTTTCAGTCATGTCATTGCTGAAGACCGAACTGATCAG TTCCTCGGGATTTTACAGAAGGAGCTGGATAAATTTGAAAAGAGCAAAGCTGATTTTCTGTCTGACTTCAGCCAG GGCGACTATGACGACATTGTGAACGGATGGAAGGCAAAGGTGCAGAGGAGCTCTGCTGGTGAGCAGAGGTGGGGCTTGTTCATCGCGACCAAGTGA
- the LOC101784745 gene encoding phosphoethanolamine N-methyltransferase 1 — MDAATAVSVNGKMEVEERQAQKSYWEEHSRDLTVEAMMLDSRAADLDKEERPEVLSLLPPYEGKSVLELGAGIGRFTGELAKTAGNVLALDFIESAIKKNESINGHFKNASFMCADVTSQDLVIQANSIDMIFSNWLLMYLSDEEVEQLVQRMVKWLKVGGYIFFRESCFHQSGDSKRKVNPTHYREPRFYTKVFKECHAFNQDGNSFELSLVTYKCIGAYVKNKKNQNQICWLWQKVKSTEDRGFQRFLDNVQYKTSGILRYERIFGEGYVSTGGIETTKEFVDKLDLKPGHKVLDVGCGIGGGDFYMAEKYDAHVIGIDLSINMISFALERAIGRSCSVEFEVADCTTKTYPDNTFDVIYSRDTILHIQDKPSLFKTFFKWLKPGGKVLISDYCRNPGKPSEEFAAYIKQRGYDLHDVEAYGQMLKDAGFHDVIAEDRTDQFLCVLEKELAKFEKNKDDFLSDFSQEDYDDIVNGWKAKLQRSSAGEQRWGLFIATK, encoded by the exons ATGGACGCCGCCACTGCTGTTTCTGTTAACG ggaagatggaggtggaggagaggcAGGCGCAGAAGAGCTACTGGGAGGAGCACTCCAGGGACCTCACCGTCGAGGCCATGATGCTCGACTCCCGCGCCGCCGATCTCGACAAGGAGGAGCGCCCCGAG GTCCTGTCTTTACTTCCTCCGTATGAAGGAAAATCAGTACTGGAGCTTGGTGCTGGAATAGGTCGTTTTACTGGAGAACTTGCTAAAACAGCCGGGAATGTTCTTGCACTGGATTTCATTGAAAGTGCCATTAAGAAG AATGAAAGCATTAATGGGCACTTCAAGAATGCATCCTTTATGTGTGCTGATGTGACATCCCAGGACCTGGTGATTCAAGCTAACTCCATCGATATGATATTTTCAAATTGGCTATTGATGTATCTATCTGATGAAGAG GTTGAGCAGCTAGTTCAAAGAATGGTAAAATGGTTGAAGGTCGGTGGCTATATCTTCTTTAGAGAATCTTGCTTTCATCAATCTGGAGATTCAAAAAGGAAAGTGAATCCGACACACTATCGGGAACCAAGGTTTTATACTAAG GTTTTCAAAGAGTGTCATGCATTTAATCAAGACGGGAATTCCTTTGAACTTTCTCTGGTTACTTACAAGTGTATCGGTGCTTATGTTAAAaacaagaaaaatcaaaaccag ATATGTTGGCTGTGGCAAAAAGTCAAGTCTACGGAAGATCGGGGATTTCAAAGATTTTTGGACAATGTGCAGTACAAAACTAGTGGAATATTACGCTATGAGCGCATTTTTGGAGAAGGTTATGTGAGCACTGGTGGAATTG AGACTACAAAAGAGTTTGTGGATAAGCTGGATCTTAAACCTGGACATAAGGTGCTTGATGTTGGATGTGGAATTGGGGGAGGTGACTTTTATATGGCTGAAAAGTATGATGCTCATGTTATTGGTATTGATCTTTCCATAAACATGATATCATTTGCACTTGAGCGTGCCATCGGGCGCAGTTGCTCAGTTGAGTTTGAAGTTGCTGATTGCACCACAAAGACGTACCCAGACAACACATTTGATGTCATCTACAGCCGAGACACTATCCTTCACATACAG gataaaCCCTCCTTGTTTAAAACTTTCTTCAAATGGCTGAAGCCTGGTGGGAAAGTCCTTATCAGCGATTACTGCAGGAACCCTGGGAAACCATCAGAAGAATTTGCAGCATACATTAAGCAGAGAGGTTATGACCTTCATGATGTGGAAGCTTATGGACAG ATGCTCAAGGATGCTGGTTTTCATGATGTCATTGCTGAGGATCGAACTGATCAG TTCCTCTGTGTTTTAGAGAAGGAATTAGCTAAATTTGAAAAGAACAAGGATGATTTCCTGTCGGACTTCTCCCAG GAGGACTATGACGATATTGTGAACGGGTGGAAGGCAAAACTGCAGAGGAGCTCTGCAGGTGAGCAGAGGTGGGGGCTGTTCATCGCGACCAAGTAA
- the LOC101785141 gene encoding uncharacterized protein LOC101785141, giving the protein MPVKRSGSVAALPPAAGRRARARLCLCLRLAAPLSFLLLLVALLRAQLLLGVPPAAGPAKVAFLFLVRAGVPLDFLWDAFFRNGEEGRFSVYVHSAPGFHLDRTTTGSPYFYGRQLARSVKVVWGEDTMVVAEKMLFAAALQDPANQRFVLLSDSCVPLYNFSYIYTYLMASPKSFVDSFVDKTEKRYNQNMSPAIPKDKWRKGSQWVVLTRKHVEVVVRDKNVLQVFRRHCKMVVTKRLLGRRPNARRLGFNLRRNQKGAVLQEHDCIPDEHYVQTLFSIKGLEDELERRTLTYTSWNQSSNPKDKMTWHPMKFEYDTSSPEHISAIKSINHVNYEMEHRTEWCQCNGTSVPCFLFARKFSYSAAMHLLEQGTIGPPKSAQLLVNF; this is encoded by the exons atgCCGGTGAAACGGTCGGGGTCGGTGGCGGcgctcccgccggcggcgggccgccgcgcgcgggcgcgcctctgcctctgcctccgcctcgccgcgccgctgtccttcctgctcctcctcgtgGCGCTGCTCCGCGCCCAGCTCCTCCTGGGCGTCCCGcccgccgcggggcccgccAAGGTCGCCTTTCTCTTCCTCGTCCGCGCGGGGGTGCCTCTCGACTTCCTCTGGGACGCCTTCTTCCGC AACGGCGAGGAGGGGAGGTTCTCGGTGTACGTGCACTCCGCGCCGGGGTTCCACCTCGACCGCACCACCACGGGATCGCCGTACTTCTACGGGCGGCAACTTGCGAGGAGCGTCAAG GTGGTGTGGGGCGAAGACACCATGGTCGTGGCAGAGAAGATGTTGTTCGCCGCAGCGCTCCAGGATCCCGCGAACCAGCGCTTTGTTTTGCTCTCTGATAG CTGTGTTCCTCTCTACAATTTCAGCTACATATATACTTACTTGATGGCTTCACCTAAAAGTTTTGTAGACAG TTTTGTTGACAAGACAGAGAAGCGTTATAATCAAAACATGTCTCCTGCCATTCCAAAGGATAAATGGAGGAAAGGATCTCAG TGGGTAGTATTGACCAGAAAACATGTTGAAGTTGTTGTCCGTGACAAGAATGTATTACAAGTATTCAGAAGACATTGTAAG ATGGTAGTGACCAAGAGGTTGCTTGGACGAAGGCCAAATGCT AGACGATTAGGGTTCAATTTACGGAGAAACCAG AAAGGAGCAGTTCTACAGGAGCATGATTGTATTCCGGATGAACACTATGTGCAGACATTATTTTCT ATCAAAGGTCTTGAAGATGAACTGGAGAGAAGAACTTTGACCTATACCTCATGGAACCAGTCATCAAATCCAAAAGACAAAATGACTTGGCATCCTATGAAATTTGAGTATGATACGTCTAGCCCTGAGCATATCAGTGCTATCAAG AGTATCAACCATGTCAACTATGAAATGGAGCACAGGACAGAGTGGTGCCAATGCAATGGTACCTCCGTTCCATGTTTTCTATTTGCCAGAAAGTTCTCATATAGTGCGGCCATGCATCTGTTGGAGCAAGGAACCATTGGCCCGCCGAAATCGGCTCAGCTGCTGGTTAACTTTTAA
- the LOC101785809 gene encoding putative D-cysteine desulfhydrase 2, mitochondrial, with amino-acid sequence MRPTPALAAGGRTVANLLSATEWMLPSPASQVHTISVFPSQSQSPTPRHEFAFSNLTTSLGKGGGKGVQVGSSRFHVVRDDLLHPLANGNKARKLDALLPLLRRHGATDIVTCGGCQSAHVAAVAVHCAEWGIRPHILLRGEQLDVPTGYNLISLMFGNVTYASRSVYAQRDEMLYEHATKVAGSNGTVMWADDIVGEDLVVDEDTTDGNCSRRVMIVKEGAGTVQALLGVMRLVDYLSGLTLFGQDEKVHIVVDSGTGTTAMGLALGAVCLGLQWRVTAVMLADTLERYRQQEKSLVSDFEKLYPGFFHGMVEIDTHGSLVQWVERFSPRRFGKVLDGEIAMCRQVAQQTGILLDPMYTLAAWEQAVDLCRRDSEVKVVMIHTGGTLGLFGLAQRYSPQFTTGEQS; translated from the exons ATGCGTCCGACGCCGGCGCTCGCCGCTGGCGGACGGACGGTCGCGAACCTCCTCTCCGCCACGGAGTGGATGCTGCCGTCCCCGGCCAGCCAAGTCCACACCATCTCCGTCTTTCCCTCCCAATCCCAGTCACCCACCCCTCGTCACGAGTTCGCCTTCTCCAACCTCACCACGTCGCTCGGGAAAGGCGGCGGCAAGGGGGTACAGGTTGGGAGTTCTAGGTTCCACGTGGTGCGCGACGACCTCCTCCACCCGCTCGCCAACGGCAACAAGGCGCGCAAGCTCGATGCGCTCctgcccctcctccgccgccacggcgccactGACATC GTTACGTGCGGGGGTTGCCAGAGCGCCCATGTCGCCGCAGTCG CTGTTCATTGTGCCGAATGGGGTATCAGGCCACATATACTGCTGAGAGGCGAGCAACTGGATGTTCCCACAGGGTATAATCTGATCTCTTTGATGTTCGGCAATGTGACATATGCCTCGCGGTCAGTGTATGCCCAAAGAGATGAGATGCTTTATGAGCACGCCACAAAGGTTGCTGGTAGTAATGGTACAGTCATGTGGGCTGATGATATTGTTGGAGAGGATTTGGTTGTAGATGAGGACACCACTGATGGAAATTGTTCAAGAAGAGTAATGATTGTTAAGGAAGGGGCTGGTACGGTTCAAGCGCTGCTAG GTGTCATGCGGCTAGTGGACTATCTTTCTGGTTTGACGTTATTTGGACAGGACGAGAAAGTTCATATCGTGGTAGATTCTGGAACGGGCACAACAGCTATGGGGTTAGCTCTTGGAGCGGTATGTCTAGG ACTCCAGTGGAGGGTTACTGCTGTCATGCTTGCTGACACACTTGAAAGGTACAGACAACAAGAGAAGTCCCTTGTATCTGATTTTGAAAAGCTTTACCCTGGATTTTTCCACGGAATGGTGGAAATTGATACTCATGGCAGTCTAGTTCAATGGGTGGAGCGCTTTTCACCTAGAAG ATTTGGCAAGGTGCTGGATGGTGAGATCGCGATGTGCCGCCAGGTCGCTCAGCAGACCGGCATCCTGCTGGATCCGATGTACACCCTGGCCGCCTGGGAGCAAGCCGTGGATCTGTGCCGTCGAGACAGTGAGGTCAAAGTGGTGATGATCCATACGGGCGGCACCCTTGGTCTCTTCGGGCTGGCGCAGAGGTACTCGCCACAGTTCACCACAGGCGAGCAATCCTAA
- the LOC101753826 gene encoding ABC transporter B family member 9 produces MAGVARDEGEDGKTTTEESSRNNAGAAATATATTRVPSSSLGMFRYADRTDAALMVVGTVAAVANGMSEPLMTLVFSAVIECFGAGDDATVLHRVTKVVMYYIYLGIGTAVASFLQVSCWTVAGERQSTRLRSLYLEAVLRQDIAFFDVEMTTAEAASRMSADTVLIQDALGEKVGKYIQLLTTFVGGFIIGFVRGWMLALVVLACIPPSILSFATVSRLRAQISGKRQESYGDAGNVVEQTIGAIRTVVSFNGEKKAVAMYNNHIKKAYKATLTEGIVTGLGIGCIFFVVFCSYSLAFWYGAKLIIGKGYTGGQVINVVFAILTGSMAIGNASPSISAIAEGKSAAQRLLEIINRKPNIDTTDTSGIVLEDIKGDVELKDVFFRYPARPEQLILDGLCLQVPSGTTMAIVGQSGSGKSTVISLVERFYDPQAGEVLVDGVNIKSLQLHWLRGKISLVSQEPLLFMTSIKDNITYGKADATLEEIKRAAELANAANFIEKLPNAYETMVGQRGAQLSGGQKQRIAIARAILKNPKILLLDEATSALDVESERVVQEALNRIMVGRTTLIVAHRLSTIRSADCIAVVHQGKVVERGVHDELIKDPDGAYSQLIRLQQAHTKEMHGVPNTEGSGSIYKSRSLSLEQSIARDSPRNRGQHSFKNSNGLSGSDEPNRQVITDRQEHEESGDSKVPKKAPIRRLFKLNKPEAPVLLLAVIAAFVHGLLFPSFSIMMSGGIRTFYYPPHQLRKDSRFWALMCLLFAVISLISIQLEYFLFGMAGGKLIQRVRSLTFQSIVHQEVAWFDDPANSSGALGARLYIDALNIRRLVGDNLAILVQCIVTVIAGFSIAFASDWKLTLIVICVIPVVGSQNYIQVKFLKGFSEDAKVVSEDASQVVTEAIGSIRTVASFCAEKRVITSYTQKCEASMKQGIRSGTVGGLGFSFSNLMMYLAYALCFYVGALFVHEGKSTFKDVFRVYFALIFTAFGVSQTSGMATDSTKAQESTVSILAIIDRKPKINSISDEGVMLEKVDGNLDFRHVNFKYPFRPDVQVLSDFTLGIPARKTVALVGESGSGKSTIIALLERFYDPDSGTISLDGAELKKLKLSWLRDQMGLVSQEPVLFNDTIHANIAYGKQGEVNEEEIIAAAKAANAHEFISSLPQGYSTTVGERGTQLSGGQKQRVAIARAILKDPRILLLDEATSALDAEAERIVQDALDQVMVSRTTIVVAHRLSTVKGADTIAVIKDGKVAEKGKHESLVGIKGGVYASLVELHSKSA; encoded by the exons ATGGCTGGGGTAGCGAGAGACGAGGGTGAGGATGGCAAGACGACGACGGAGGAGTCAAGCCGCAACAacgcaggggcggcggcgacggcgacggcgacgaccagGGTGCCGTCGTCGTCCCTAGGCATGTTCCGGTACGCCGACCGCACCGACGCGGCGCTGATGGTGGTcggcacggtggcggcggtggccaaCGGCATGTCGGAGCCGCTCATGACCCTCGTCTTCTCGgccgtcatcgagtgcttcggcgccggcgacgacgccacGGTCCTCCACCGGGTCACCAAG GTTGTCATGTACTACATCTATCTGGGAATCGGAACAGCAGTTGCTTCCTTTCTCC AGGTGTCCTGTTGGACGGTGGCTGGAGAAAGGCAGTCGACGCGGTTGCGATCGTTATACCTCGAAGCTGTTCTGAGGCAAGACATTGCATTCTTTGACGTGGAGATGACGACTGCGGAAGCAGCTTCTAGAATGTCCGCGGACACCGTTCTCATCCAAGACGCCCTTGGAGAGAAG GTAGGGAAGTACATACAGCTTTTGACAACCTTCGTCGGTGGCTTTATCATTGGATTCGTAAGAGGCTGGATGCTGGCTCTTGTTGTGCTTGCGTGCATACCCCCAAGCATTCTTTCCTTTGCAACTGTCTCCCGACTGCGAGCTCAAATATCTGGAAAGAGACAAGAATCATATGGAGATGCAGGGAACGTTGTCGAGCAAACCATTGGAGCGATAAGAACA GTCGTATCTTTCAATGGTGAGAAGAAAGCAGTTGCAATGTACAACAATCACATAAAAAAGGCATACAAGGCTACTCTCACGGAAGGGATTGTCACAGGTCTTGGAATAGGCTGCATATTTTTTGTTGTCTTCTGCAGTTACTCTCTAGCCTTCTGGTATGGCGCCAAGTTAATAATCGGCAAAGGATATACTGGAGGGCAGGTCATCAATGTCGTATTTGCGATTTTAACCGGTTCAAT GGCTATAGGTAACGCATCACCATCTATTTCTGCAATTGCAGAAGGGAAGTCCGCAGCACAGAGGTTGCTCGAAATCATCAACAGAAAACCAAATATTGACACCACCGACACTTCTGGAATAGTattagaagatatcaagggAGATGTTGAACTCAAGGATGTGTTCTTTAGGTACCCTGCAAGGCCTGAGCAGTTGATACTTGATGGCTTGTGCCTACAAGTACCTAGTGGTACCACAATGGCTATAGTTGGGCAGAGTGGAAGTGGTAAGTCAACAGTAATTAGTCTGGTGGAGAGATTTTACGACCCACAGGCTGGTGAAGTGTTGGTAGATGGAGTTAACATCAAGAGTCTGCAACTCCACTGGTTAAGAGGAAAGATCAGTCTTGTCAGCCAAGAACCGTTGCTTTTTATGACCTCCATCAAGGATAACATAACCTACGGCAAAGCGGATGCTACACTTGAAGAGATCAAAAGAGCAGCTGAGCTTGCAAATGCAGCAAACTTCATTGAAAAGCTGCCTAAT GCGTATGAGACAATGGTTGGCCAACGTGGTGCTCAGCTTTCTGGGGGGCAGAAGCAAAGGATTGCCATTGCAAGAGCGATCCTTAAAAATCCAAAAATCCTTCTTTTGGATGAAGCTACAAGTGCTTTGGATGTAGAGTCTGAAAGGGTAGTCCAAGAAGCACTAAATAGGATCATGGTAGGGAGAACTACACTCATTGTTGCTCACCGCCTGAGCACCATCAGGAGCGCAGATTGCATAGCAGTGGTTCATCAAGGGAAAGTAGTTGAACGAG GTGTCCATGACGAGTTGATTAAGGATCCTGATGGAGCTTATTCTCAACTCATTAGGCTACAACAGGCACACACTAAAGAAATGCATGGGGTTCCAAATACTGAAGGTTCAGGTTCAATATACAAAAGTAGAAGTTTATCTTTGGAACAATCAATAGCCAGAGATTCTCCCAGGAACAGAGGGCAGCATTCCTTCAAAAACTCCAATGGGTTATCCGGATCTGATGAACCGAACAGACAAGTTATTACAGACAGACAGGAACACGAAGAATCTGGTGATAGTAAGGTCCCTAAGAAAGCACCAATCAGACGACTATTTAAACTGAATAAGCCAGAAGCACCGGTTCTCCTATTAGCTGTTATAGCTGCCTTCGTGCATGGTCTTCTGTTCCCATCGTTCAGTATAATGATGTCTGGTGGTATAAGGACTTTCTACTATCCACCACACCAACTTCGGAAAGATTCTAGGTTTTGGGCATTGATGTGCCTTCTGTTCGCAGTCATTTCCTTGATTTCAATCCAACTGGAATATTTTCTATTTGGGATGGCTGGTGGGAAACTTATTCAGCGTGTTCGCTCTTTGACTTTCCAAAGCATAGTGCATCAAGAAGTTGCATGGTTTGATGACCCTGCAAACTCCAG TGGAGCACTTGGTGCCAGGCTCTATATTGATGCTTTGAACATCCGACGCCTCGTTGGAGATAACTTGGCCATACTAGTGCAGTGCATAGTAACAGTAATAGCGGGTTTTTCCATAGCATTTGCTTCTGACTGGAAACTCACACTGATCGTCATATGTGTGATTCCTGTAGTCGGCTCACAAAATTATATTCAAGTGAAATTCTTGAAAGGGTTCAGTGAAGATGCTAAG GTGGTGAGTGAAGATGCAAGTCAAGTCGTAACTGAGGCAATTGGAAGTATTCGTACCGTAGCATCTTTCTGTGCAGAGAAGAGAGTAATTACATCATACACTCAAAAATGTGAAGCTTCAATGAAACAGGGCATTCGAAGCGGAACGGTTGGAGGCCTTGGTTTCAGTTTCTCAAACTTAATGATGTATCTCGCATATGCTCTTTGTTTCTATGTTGGTGCACTGTTTGTACATGAAGGCAAATCAACTTTTAAAGACGTCTTCAGA GTTTACTTCGCTTTGATTTTCACAGCTTTTGGAGTTTCCCAAACAAGTGGAATGGCAACAGATTCAACAAAAGCCCAAGAATCCACCGTTTCCATACTAGCTATCATAGACAGGAAGCCTAAAATCAACTCGATTAGTGATGAGGGTGTAATGCTAGAAAAAGTCGATGGCAATTTAGATTTCAGACATGTAAACTTCAAATACCCATTCCGCCCAGATGTCCAAGTGCTCAGCGACTTTACTTTGGGGATTCCAGCCAGAAAG ACTGTTGCACTTGTTGGAGAGAGTGGTAGTGGTAAGTCAACAATAATTGCTTTGCTGGAGCGATTCTACGATCCAGATTCTGGCACAATCTCACTAGATGGAGCAGAGCTCAAAAAACTAAAACTGAGTTGGTTAAGAGACCAAATGGGATTGGTGAGCCAAGAACCTGTGCTTTTCAACGACACAATTCACGCCAACATAGCATACGGAAAACAAGGAGAAGTAAATGAGGAGGAGATTATTGCTGCCGCCAAGGCAGCCAATGCTCATGAGTTCATATCTAGCTTGCCTCAGGGATACAGCACTACCGTCGGCGAGAGAGGAACGCAGCTCTCTGGTGGGCAGAAGCAACGGGTAGCTATTGCAAGGGCCATCCTGAAGGACCCAAGAATACTTCTACTCGACGAGGCCACAAGTGCCCTGGATGCTGAAGCGGAGCGCATCGTTCAAGATGCGCTAGATCAAGTGATGGTCAGCAGGACAACCATTGTCGTGGCACACCGATTGTCCACAGTTAAAGGAGCAGATACCATTGCAGTCATCAAAGATGGTAAGGTTGCTGAAAAGGGAAAGCATGAATCTCTTGTGGGCATCAAGGGCGGTGTTTACGCATCGCTGGTAGAACTACACTCGAAGTCAGCATAA